In Pseudodesulfovibrio sp. S3, a genomic segment contains:
- a CDS encoding DUF1007 family protein — protein sequence MRTSLVTLSLLVTLCLALLPVPASAHPHVFVDVSLLFRLDDTGLTGVHQNWLFDEIFTQAILGELELDAATLNSPEAQETIRTGAFEYLANYGYFTLIETGGRRIPVTEARGFKASLAGDRLVYDFDVPLNLPLAEIQGFRMAVFDKEYYSDVVYAEGGISFEVNGLIQVSHSIQPAKDHTYWQYIVPNAVHLSVSASSDTAPQAVSLQTVEAPGLMTRAMDMVRSTQKQLTQRLNGFGMKLKDDPFGPALWMFLGLAFIYGVVHAVGPGHGKAVVCSYFLSNPGSFFHGALMGNAITFVHMGSAAVAVGIAYLVFSTGMGGFAAASRALQPASYALLALMGLFLLIKAVRDVLKGGMLADPSCDHQLDQDGSGNVKSILAVSFVTGLIPCPGAAVILAFSIGLNIFWIGLLALVVMAAGMGLTTTLFAWAAVSTRSATLTLSGRNRKVFNVMYAALSVCGAGAIGLFGTALFISSLTS from the coding sequence ATGCGCACGTCACTGGTCACCCTTTCCCTGCTGGTCACACTCTGCCTGGCCTTGTTGCCTGTCCCGGCATCGGCTCATCCGCATGTCTTTGTGGATGTCTCCCTGCTGTTCAGGCTGGACGACACAGGATTGACCGGCGTGCATCAGAACTGGCTCTTTGACGAGATATTCACCCAGGCCATACTGGGCGAGCTGGAACTGGATGCCGCGACCCTGAATTCCCCGGAAGCCCAGGAAACAATCCGCACGGGGGCTTTCGAGTACTTGGCCAACTACGGCTACTTTACGCTCATCGAGACCGGGGGCCGCCGTATTCCGGTGACGGAGGCCAGGGGATTCAAGGCCTCCCTGGCCGGTGATCGCCTGGTCTATGACTTCGATGTTCCCCTGAACCTGCCTCTTGCCGAGATCCAGGGCTTCCGCATGGCCGTGTTCGACAAGGAATACTATTCCGATGTCGTGTACGCCGAGGGCGGAATCAGTTTCGAGGTGAACGGCTTGATCCAGGTCAGTCACTCCATTCAGCCCGCCAAGGATCATACCTATTGGCAATACATCGTTCCCAATGCCGTGCATCTGAGCGTGTCCGCTTCTTCCGATACGGCACCCCAGGCCGTGTCTCTCCAGACCGTTGAAGCGCCCGGCCTCATGACCAGGGCCATGGACATGGTGCGGTCCACTCAGAAGCAGCTCACCCAGCGCCTCAACGGTTTCGGCATGAAGCTCAAGGATGACCCCTTTGGCCCGGCCCTGTGGATGTTCCTGGGATTGGCCTTTATTTACGGTGTGGTCCATGCCGTGGGACCGGGACACGGCAAGGCCGTGGTCTGCTCCTATTTCCTGAGCAATCCCGGATCGTTCTTTCACGGGGCGCTCATGGGCAACGCCATTACCTTCGTCCACATGGGATCGGCGGCGGTGGCAGTGGGCATCGCCTACCTGGTTTTTTCCACGGGCATGGGCGGATTCGCCGCTGCCAGCCGCGCCCTGCAACCCGCCAGCTACGCGCTCCTGGCCCTGATGGGATTGTTCCTGTTGATCAAGGCCGTTCGCGACGTGCTCAAGGGGGGCATGTTGGCCGACCCGTCCTGCGATCATCAGCTGGATCAGGACGGCTCCGGCAACGTGAAATCCATCCTGGCCGTGTCCTTTGTCACCGGGCTGATTCCCTGTCCCGGAGCCGCGGTCATACTGGCCTTCTCCATCGGTCTGAACATCTTCTGGATCGGGCTGCTCGCCCTGGTCGTCATGGCGGCGGGCATGGGGCTGACCACGACCCTGTTCGCCTGGGCTGCTGTCTCGACACGATCCGCCACACTCACGCTGTCAGGCCGCAACCGCAAGGTTTTCAATGTCATGTACGCGGCCCTGTCCGTCTGCGGAGCAGGGGCCATCGGCCTGTTCGGCACCGCGCTTTTCATCAGCAGCCTGACTTCCTGA
- the ald gene encoding alanine dehydrogenase, producing MIIGIPKEIKTLENRVSMTPGAVESLVRQGNEVLVEAGAGLGSGLADADYTAAGAKMVSAAEAWAAEMVIKVKEPLESEFKYLRKGLLLFTYLHLAAAESLTHALLESGTTGIAYETVESPDHTLPLLTPMSEVAGRMATQVGAHYLEKTQGGQGILLGGVPGVYPAEVLVIGGGVVGTNAARIAMGMGARVTILDLSHQRLQYLDEVFQGRITTMMSTEPNIRQMVARADLVIGAVLLPGAKAPNLITKDMIPLMKKGSVIVDVAVDQGGCVETIHATTHDHPVYDVDGVVHYGVANMPGAVPRTSTFALVNQTAPYALRLAAKGLAALKDDPGLALGLNTWNGKLTCPAVGAALNLESLTPEEALAQM from the coding sequence ATGATTATAGGTATCCCGAAAGAAATCAAAACATTGGAGAATCGTGTTTCCATGACGCCCGGCGCTGTTGAATCCCTGGTTCGCCAGGGCAACGAAGTGCTGGTCGAGGCCGGTGCAGGCCTGGGCAGCGGGTTGGCCGATGCCGATTACACCGCTGCGGGCGCGAAAATGGTTTCCGCCGCAGAGGCCTGGGCCGCCGAGATGGTGATCAAGGTCAAGGAACCGCTGGAGTCCGAGTTCAAGTACCTGCGCAAGGGGCTGCTCCTGTTCACCTATCTGCATTTGGCTGCCGCCGAATCCCTGACCCACGCCCTGCTGGAGTCCGGTACCACCGGCATCGCCTATGAGACCGTCGAGTCCCCGGACCACACCCTGCCCCTGCTCACCCCCATGTCCGAAGTGGCCGGCCGCATGGCCACCCAGGTGGGCGCGCACTACCTGGAGAAGACCCAGGGCGGTCAGGGCATCCTGCTGGGCGGCGTGCCCGGCGTGTATCCGGCTGAAGTGCTGGTCATCGGCGGCGGCGTGGTCGGCACCAACGCGGCCCGCATCGCCATGGGCATGGGCGCCCGCGTGACCATTCTCGATCTTTCCCACCAGCGCCTTCAGTACCTGGACGAAGTGTTCCAGGGCCGTATCACCACCATGATGTCCACCGAGCCGAACATCCGCCAGATGGTTGCCCGCGCCGACCTGGTCATCGGTGCCGTACTCCTGCCCGGCGCAAAGGCCCCCAACCTCATCACCAAGGACATGATCCCGCTCATGAAGAAGGGTTCGGTCATCGTCGACGTGGCCGTGGACCAGGGCGGTTGCGTGGAAACCATCCATGCCACCACCCATGACCATCCGGTCTACGACGTGGACGGCGTGGTCCACTACGGCGTGGCCAACATGCCCGGTGCAGTGCCCCGTACCTCCACCTTTGCCCTGGTCAACCAGACCGCTCCCTATGCCCTCCGTCTGGCTGCCAAGGGATTGGCCGCCCTCAAGGACGATCCGGGTCTGGCGCTCGGTCTGAACACCTGGAACGGCAAGCTGACCTGCCCGGCCGTGGGCGCGGCCCTCAACCTGGAGTCCCTGACTCCCGAAGAGGCCCTGGCCCAGATGTAA
- a CDS encoding 3D domain-containing protein, with protein MKHFFFLLAIAGLVVFWGMGTNIPNRLFWNNLDVTVTAYNSTRAQTSGNPNVAAWNNRLKPGMKCIAVSRDLIPMGLDNQTEVYIEGLGGPYLVLDKMNRRFKHRIDVYFGKNVKAAREFGERKATIYWR; from the coding sequence ATGAAGCATTTTTTCTTCCTGCTCGCCATTGCCGGTCTGGTTGTCTTCTGGGGAATGGGCACAAACATCCCCAACCGCCTGTTCTGGAACAACCTGGATGTGACGGTCACGGCCTACAACTCCACCCGCGCCCAGACCAGCGGCAACCCCAATGTGGCCGCCTGGAACAACCGGCTCAAGCCCGGCATGAAATGCATCGCGGTTTCGCGCGACCTCATCCCCATGGGGCTGGACAACCAGACCGAGGTATATATCGAGGGGCTGGGCGGCCCGTACCTGGTACTGGACAAGATGAACCGGCGTTTCAAGCACCGCATCGACGTCTACTTCGGCAAGAACGTCAAGGCCGCCCGCGAGTTCGGCGAACGCAAGGCCACCATCTACTGGCGCTAG
- a CDS encoding transporter substrate-binding domain-containing protein yields MMRYYLFFLLSLCLFPLSVSAESLHIATIDLPPYGFLDGKEATGLCYELGNAIAREAGLEPENQLLPLARGMKNIANGSADMIIMLPNKEISVSADNLGPILPSEIVVFGLAQTPLRTVKDLRGKVVAFVRGSRYFTCNFSEIGAILYPLHGYEQGLKMLLNKRVDAVMGPKLGLYYTAQKTGLPRRAFGRPLTLCAAQGSVFLSKKVDSAVAARISAAVEHLVKTGRVQQLIDKYSLEQR; encoded by the coding sequence ATGATGCGTTATTATCTGTTCTTCCTCTTGAGCTTGTGCCTGTTCCCGCTGTCGGTTTCCGCGGAGAGCCTGCATATCGCGACCATCGACTTACCGCCCTACGGCTTTCTCGACGGAAAGGAGGCAACAGGACTTTGCTACGAACTGGGCAATGCCATTGCCAGGGAGGCCGGTTTAGAGCCTGAGAACCAGCTTTTGCCCCTGGCAAGGGGCATGAAGAATATCGCCAACGGCAGCGCGGACATGATCATCATGCTCCCCAATAAGGAAATCTCCGTTAGTGCTGACAATCTCGGCCCCATCCTGCCCTCGGAAATTGTTGTCTTCGGGCTGGCTCAAACGCCCCTGCGCACCGTCAAGGATCTCAGGGGCAAGGTCGTTGCCTTCGTGCGCGGGTCAAGGTATTTCACCTGTAATTTCAGCGAAATAGGCGCAATACTGTACCCCTTGCATGGGTATGAGCAAGGCCTCAAGATGCTTCTGAACAAGCGGGTTGATGCGGTCATGGGACCCAAATTGGGGCTGTACTATACGGCCCAAAAGACGGGATTGCCCCGGCGCGCCTTTGGCAGGCCACTCACACTGTGCGCGGCCCAGGGGAGCGTCTTCCTTTCAAAGAAAGTGGACAGTGCAGTGGCCGCAAGAATCTCGGCCGCAGTCGAACATCTGGTCAAAACAGGCCGGGTGCAACAACTCATCGACAAGTATTCCCTAGAACAAAGATGA
- a CDS encoding YciI family protein yields the protein MFILNLTYVKPLSEIDRLIPAHITYLKEHYASGQFLFSGRREPRTGGVIVARAGSLAEVQGIIAEDPFLREGVAEYDIVEFLPSMTAPDLAGFKEV from the coding sequence ATGTTCATCCTCAACCTCACCTACGTCAAGCCGCTGTCCGAGATCGACCGTCTCATACCAGCCCATATCACCTACCTGAAAGAGCATTATGCATCCGGGCAGTTCCTGTTCTCGGGCCGCAGGGAGCCGCGTACGGGCGGGGTCATCGTGGCCCGGGCCGGTTCCCTGGCCGAGGTCCAAGGGATCATTGCCGAGGATCCGTTCCTTCGGGAGGGGGTGGCCGAATACGACATAGTGGAATTCCTGCCGTCCATGACCGCCCCGGATCTGGCCGGATTCAAGGAAGTATGA
- a CDS encoding Lrp/AsnC family transcriptional regulator, translating to MKNALDSQDKRLVAELTRDGQLSPGKIGVATGVTAPTVRSRMQNLIKAGALKVAGLVNPSRVKGLTVALVGISLMSHEQLGEKLDQIGSLPRVNWCAVVTGRYDIFVEIVCQDEMDDLYEFLNQDLSKVGGINASESFVVMKSRRKWLLLPDAVVDTFTI from the coding sequence ATGAAGAATGCTTTGGACTCCCAAGACAAGCGGCTGGTGGCCGAACTGACTCGCGACGGGCAGTTGTCACCGGGCAAGATCGGTGTGGCCACGGGTGTGACCGCTCCCACAGTTCGTTCGCGCATGCAAAATCTTATCAAGGCGGGGGCCCTCAAGGTGGCCGGCCTGGTCAACCCTTCAAGAGTCAAGGGACTGACCGTGGCACTGGTGGGCATCAGCCTGATGAGCCACGAGCAGCTCGGCGAGAAGCTGGACCAGATAGGCTCCCTGCCGCGCGTAAACTGGTGCGCGGTGGTCACGGGACGCTACGATATCTTCGTGGAGATCGTTTGTCAGGACGAAATGGACGACCTCTATGAATTTCTGAATCAGGATCTGTCCAAGGTGGGCGGCATCAATGCCTCCGAGTCCTTTGTTGTCATGAAATCCCGGCGCAAGTGGCTTCTGTTGCCCGACGCCGTGGTCGACACTTTCACCATATAA
- a CDS encoding DUF3088 family protein — translation MLEGRLSYYPEVRGMIDVVKVDFPRPCPAIIEILGKENQACHCLIPADSGKACGLPVRTYGATSFIDDHKGIIEYPARNHGVGRPAHD, via the coding sequence ATCCTGGAAGGACGGCTCAGTTATTATCCCGAAGTCAGGGGGATGATCGACGTCGTCAAGGTCGATTTCCCGCGTCCGTGCCCGGCGATCATTGAAATCCTGGGCAAGGAAAACCAGGCCTGTCACTGCCTGATCCCGGCCGATTCGGGCAAAGCCTGTGGACTGCCTGTCCGAACCTACGGGGCTACATCCTTCATCGACGACCACAAGGGGATCATCGAATATCCGGCGAGAAATCACGGGGTCGGCCGTCCCGCTCATGATTGA